ACTCAATTCCAACTGCAGGGTAGAGCGGTTCAGTGAATCTAgtgttgaaggtgtggaggtggatcagtgtgtcagaggagaCCCTGTAGAAGGACAGAGTACCGGCAGGCCAGTCCAGATACACTGCTACTCTGCCATTGTCAAAGGAGAAGTTGATTGGTATGATTACCCTCCTATTTTTGTGACAGGCAGAGAACTTATTATCACAGCGTAACAGACTCCAGGACTTGTCATTCTGTCCGATCCAGCTGTCGTCATCCTGTCCTTTCCTTTTAATTCCCTTGTATGCCACACCAATATTAACCCATCCTTTCCACTCAACCTCCCAGTAACAGCGCCCGATCAAACCTTCTCTACACAGAACCTGCTTCCAGTGGTGAAATCGCTCTGGATGGTCAGGGTATGGCTGCTTTTCCAACACCTCTGTCACCTTTCTGTTGTCCTTAGACAATGAGAGA
This Larimichthys crocea isolate SSNF unplaced genomic scaffold, L_crocea_2.0 scaffold48315, whole genome shotgun sequence DNA region includes the following protein-coding sequences:
- the LOC113745142 gene encoding stonustoxin subunit beta-like, which gives rise to HGGVKRLKSGQRKYACELTLDPNTVNSNLSLSKDNRKVTEVLEKQPYPDHPERFHHWKQVLCREGLIGRCYWEVEWKGWVNIGVAYKGIKRKGQDDDSWIGQNDKSWSLLRCDNKFSACHKNRRVIIPINFSFDNGRVAVYLDWPAGTLSFYRVSSDTLIHLHTFNTRFTEPLYPA